One genomic region from Populus nigra chromosome 8, ddPopNigr1.1, whole genome shotgun sequence encodes:
- the LOC133701571 gene encoding ATP-dependent Clp protease proteolytic subunit 4, chloroplastic, with protein sequence MDLLSLSSSTATPLFSSLKPTLSPHHNLKPPTSPFPFLFKPLTPSSPKLSPLKTSLKSSLTLTPIPQLASPQTPATSMRGAETDAMGLLLRERIVFLGNNIDDFVADAIISQLLLLDAQDPTKDIRLFVNCPGGSLSASMAIYDVVQLVRADVSTIALGISASTASIILGGGTKGKRFAMPNTRIMIHQPLGGASGQAIDVEIQAREIMHNKNNIIRIVSGFTSRTVEQVQKDMDRDRYMSPIEAVEYGIIDGVIDRDSIIPLAPVPERVTPTLNYEDMRKDPMKFLNPDVPDDEIY encoded by the exons ATGGATTTGCTCTCACTCTCTTCCTCCACAGCAACCCCGCTCTTTTCCTCTCTAAAACCCACTCTCTCTCCCCACCACAACCTAAAACCACCCACTTCACCTTTCCCCTTCCTTTTCAAACCCCTAACACCATCTTCTCCAAAACTTTCACCTCTCAAAACCTCCCTTAAATCCTCCCTAACCTTAACCCCAATTCCCCAACTGGCCTCCCCTCAAACACCGGCCACCTCCATGAGAGGGGCCGAGACGGACGCTATGGGCCTCTTGTTGAGGGAAAGGATTGTGTTTCTAGGGAACAATATAGATGATTTCGTGGCTGATGCTATTATTAGTCAGCTGTTGCTTCTTGATGCCCAGGATCCTACTAAAGATATCCGTCTCTTCGTTAACTGTCCTGGTGGTTCTCTTAG TGCTTCAATGGCTATCTATGACGTGGTGCAGCTTGTGAGGGCTGATGTTTCCACAATTGCCCTTGGCATTTCAGCTTCAACAGCTTCTATAATTCTTGGAGGTGGAACGAAAGGCAAACGTTTTGCAATGCCCAACACACGGATAATGATTCATCAACCTCTTGGAGGAGCTAGTGGGCAAGCAATAGATGTGGAAATTCAAGCACGAGAAATTATGCATAACaagaataatataattagaATTGTTTCAGGTTTCACTAGTCGCACGGTTGAGCAAGTGCAAAAAGATATGGATAGAGATCGTTACATGTCTCCTATTGAAGCAGTTGAATATGGAATAATTGATGGAGTTATTGACAGAGATAGCATCATTCCTTTGGCTCCAGTGCCAGAAAGAGTGACACCGACCCTGAATTATGAGGACATGCGTAAAGATCCAATGAAATTCTTGAATCCTGATGTCCCTGATGATGAGATATACTAG
- the LOC133701569 gene encoding MATH domain and coiled-coil domain-containing protein At2g05420-like, which translates to MAPEPVIPPRNDLAEITRSTRDLPPAHYTFKIENFSLLANAKIDNVESGDFEAGSYKWRLRLYPNGKKKSNGDGHISLYLAFSDSNAQPFGWEVNVNFRLFVYDQIQDKYLTIQYAKGRVRRFHGMKTELGFDQLIPLTIFNDESKGYQIDDRCIFGAEIFVIKPTGKGECLTLVKQPVSDTFTWKIQNFSALDQESYKSQVFSFGGHKWALLVYPKGNSSEKGKSLSIYLKMEDFETLQCGRTTYAEYMLRVRDQLFGKHIEKNAYSHFSYSIKDWGHLNFMSLDDVNDLPKGFLVNDTLAVEVQIHVITVVKEFS; encoded by the exons ATGGCCCCAGAACCAGTCATTCCTCCTAGAAATGATCTAGCAGAAATTACAAGGTCAACGAGGGATCTTCCACCGGCTCACTACACATTTAAGATCGAAAACTTCTCCCTACTTGCAAATGCAAAGATAGACAACGTCGAATCAGGTGACTTTGAAGCTGGCAGCTACAAATG GAGATTACGTCTCTATCCTAacggaaaaaagaaaagcaatggGGACGGACACATATCTCTATATTTGGCATTTTCCGATTCAAATGCACAACCTTTTGGCTGGGAGGTCAACGTGAACTTCAGATTGTTTGTTTATGACCAAATCCAAGACAAATACTTGACTATCCAAT ATGCTAAAGGAAGGGTAAGACGCTTTCATGGAATGAAAACAGAATTGGGTTTTGACCAATTAATCCCTCTGACTATTTTCAATGACGAGTCAAAGGGATATCAAATTGATGATCGTTGCATATTTGGAGCTGagatttttgttattaaacctaCTGGCAAAGGTGAATGCTTGACCTTGGTTAAGCAACCTGTCAGCGACACTTTTACCTGGAAAATTCAGAACTTTTCAGCACTGGATCAAGAATCTTACAAGTcccaagttttttcttttggagGGCACAAATG GGCTTTGCTGGTTTATCCGAAAGGGAATTCATCAGAGAAAGGAAAAAGCTTGTCTATCTACTTAAAAATGGAGGATTTTGAAACTCTTCAATGTGGACGAACAACGTATGCTGAATACATGCTGCGTGTGAGAGACCAGCTTTTCGGAAAACATATCGAAAAAAATG CCTATTCccatttttcttattcaatcaAGGACTGGGGTCACCTAAACTTTATGTCTCTCGATGACGTCAACGACCTTCCAAAGGGATTTCTAGTTAATGATACTTTGGCTGTTGAGGTACAAATTCATGTGATAACGGTGGTCAAGGAATTCTCCTGA